A DNA window from Canis lupus familiaris isolate Mischka breed German Shepherd chromosome 10, alternate assembly UU_Cfam_GSD_1.0, whole genome shotgun sequence contains the following coding sequences:
- the IL22 gene encoding interleukin-22: MAALQKSVSSTLMGTLAASCLLLIALWVQGGAALPISSHCRLDKSNFQQPYITNRTFMLAKEASLADNNTDVRLIGEKLFHGVNMGERCYLMKEVLNFTLEEVLLPQSDRFQPYMQEVVPFLARLSNKLSQCHIENDDQHIQRNVQKLKDTVQKLGENGEIKAIGELDLLFMALRNACV, from the exons ATGGCTGCCCTGCAGAAATCTGTGAGCTCTACCCTTATGGGAACTCTGGCCGCCAGCTGCCTCCTTCTCATTGCCCTgtgggtgcagggaggggcagcgcTGCCCATCAGCTCTCACTGCAGACTTGACAAGTCCAACTTCCAGCAGCCCTATATCACCAACCGCACCTTCATGCTGGCTAAGGAG gcTAGTTTGGCAGATAACAACACAGATGTTCGTCTCATTGGGGAGAAACTGTTCCACGGAGTCAAT ATGGGAGAGCGCTGCTATCTGATGAAGGAGGTGCTGAACTTTACCCTTGAAGAAGTGCTGCTCCCCCAATCCGATAGGTTTCAGCCCTATATGCAGGAGGTGGTGCCCTTCCTGGCCAGGCTCAGCAACAAGCTAAGCCAATGT CATATTGAGAACGATGACCAGCATATCCAGAGAAATGTGCAAAAGCTGAAGGACACAGTGCAAAAG CTTGGAGAGAATGGAGAGATCAAAGCAATTGGAGAACTGGATCTGCTGTTTATGGCCCTGAGAAATGCCTGCGTTTGA